Sequence from the Phragmites australis chromosome 6, lpPhrAust1.1, whole genome shotgun sequence genome:
TTGCCATTCTAGCACCTGCCTCGTGCCTCTTTGCGACGAGTCACTGCCTAGGCATTACTCCACAGTCCACCTCATGCTTAATAAATTGTAATTTccttaaaatatttttgaatatTTCTCTGAATCATTTGAGATGTCTCAATTTATCTGACATATTTTACAATTGACTCGTTGCATTTGCACTAAACAATTTTTTAGCTTTTACTGCCTATACGACATCCTGTGACACCCTCTAGATCTATGGGAGGATAAGAAAAGATGGGCACATgtatttttcgtatttacaattttagcacatgtattcggcacacggtgtaccgaaaacgATTTTTCGgaacacggtgtaccgaaaaaggcattttcggcacaccgtgtgctgaatacactgtattcggcacacggtgtgccgaaaatgactgtattcggcacactatgtgccgaatacaaccaaaaagcgtattttggcacacggtgtgccgaatacagttggtatttggcacaccgtgtgccgaaatacgttTTTTTCGTACTCCTCCCATTTATGTGATTTGACTGTGTAATTTatgtaacaaaattaaaaatttgctaatctaaaatattttaaaatgcatAAGTAAAAAAACAGTCTTTAAGGCGACCAATAGTCTTAACAGGGTATATTCGAACATGCGCAAGATTAATAAGGTATCAGTGATCATCTTAAAATGGCAATAGAAAGTGATGATGTAGATTAACGAAatcgtcgaggcattggtggtatgaaatcgtcgtcgtcatcgtctggAGGTATCACGATtggagcacgtgctcttgtatggttcgttgaaccttgtaccgtgtggctgtggctggtggaacgtcgaggcatagatggtatgaaatcgtcgtcatcgtcgtcgtccggaggtatcacggttcgagcacgtgctcttgtattgttcgttgaaccttctcctgtgtggctggtggaacgccgaggcattggtggcatgaaatcgtcgttgTCATCGTCTGGAGGTATCACGATtggagcacgtgctcttgtatggttcgttGAACCTTGGACGctgccgctgagtaaggtgggacGCGTTCGTGATTGATACCACGTAAGGTACTCCTAGTACGAGCTATCGTCGTACTGTCCcgcaggaacgacgacatccactgGGCCAGACTCCATCCACCGGGTTATGTGTTCTGCATTAATCTCCGCCCAGTCGTGGGTGCTTGCGTTTCCTTGGGCACTCCTCCTGTATGtgacataaatagttaaaattttgtaATATAAAAATGGTATATAcagtaacacacttactcgtgcacCTGACCAGCGTCtcatgggggaggtactggcaccaactgACGATGACCAAACTGCCTCTGCACACGGTCAGGAGAATACACTTCTACATTGTTCATATAAAGCAGAAAACATCTAGTCATCCATAGGTCGGAGTCACGGAAACAAGATGGTGCGATGAGGCCGCTagtcgcaatttcggccactcgttcactacgccatggatcccactccacaagATCGGCGCTGAGGACAtcaaggtcactgatcacccgggagtagtttccatggtcttggtGGTGACTCCATCGCAGCCTGGCATGAAGCCACCTATAACCCATCGTTGGCCTCATGTCGTCGGCGACACCGTCAGAGATGGGAACTGGATAGTAGGTCTTGCTCACCCACGGTCGACACACCGGGAGATAATCCCAGCTCCAGAGCTGTAGAAGGTGTAGGCAGCTAGAAATAGATCCCATCTTTGTTGACCGTTGGGTTGCagcacacaatcctttgtatgtagcagccaacacagcagatccccaactgtaatgtGTCGGCTCGTACGAACGTGATGTGAGCTCAcgcgctaaccatacaatatgcggaagtacataatcgcctgccgtgTTGTAAAACATTATGCCTCCAAGCAAGatatacaagtacacctcataatgctgcataactgttgcctcgtccgcatccggtgggcaAGGGCTGAACTGTGATAGgccatgaatccatgacatggagagccctacatccttcatgtcataatGCACGTTAAACCTACAAGATACAGAGAATCAATGAACCACGAACAACACTCCAACGTATAAAATGCTTtatgtaacaaataattacctgccgtgaatataactcttccactgctcctttccTGGTCGTGGAAGTACTAACGGGGTGCCCCTTATCGGGAGCCCGGTGAGCATGGCAACGTCCCGTAAAGTaacggtcatctctccgcaaggaaagtggaacgtgtgcctctcaggacgccagcggtcgacCAGGCCTGTGAGCAGTGAGACCTCGATCAGCGGCAGTggagtcctgccaccaccctccatgggagctcctgcCATCATAAGTGCAaacggtaggagtccggcctgtgcgaggggctcgtggaatcgagggtctaactccttaagcttGCGCACACTCCTGGAACGCAATGGGAGCAACTGCAAATGTATGCAATACATTTTTAGAGTAAGTACCAAGGTATTAGAGCAAATGAAATTCACGTAATATCGATGTACCTGTTGCCCtgcgaaaatcatccttcccctgtggTTCTCGTCATACTGTagttgaagaagctcgggaaggtgaacaTGAGTcatgccaatgatttcaagcctcatggttcaattataaaataaagtaaGACAATAGCTATTACAAAATGGGTACAACACCTAATACGTtcataacaaattacaatacaaTCCATGTTTCCAACATACTTCATATAACAAACTCACTAGCACCAAAGCTAATACAATCCAGTTCGATCGTAGCCTAATAGTTTACCGTCGGGTcggacaagtcctcctgtcatggtcggattgcttgcatattttgcacctacgtagtccatcaacaacatctgctgcatccatgtcacctcgaagcctcgtggctctaggccttccaggatccgtgcgtctggccctgggataaggtacccacttaggcccctcgattgctttgtagctgGATCCGATGTTAAATgaacgcatctttggaagccatgtgctcctcagtgcatcgatcgtgaaatagggtgatacgtattgtgcatcgatcgtgaaataggtgatacgtattgtgatccgtcgttcccgcccatgtccctgcaagcagCCAAGATatgggagcacgggatatgatgcagctttggcttattgcatgtgcacttcacctcgtgaggaccaatttgacattgttgcacggtgtcccccGCACTGTATCCAGAAGTGTACCAATGACAacacatgacctcaaattcattgttggtccggtcgtagatcctagtctgatgaaagtgtgccttactcctccttctggataggatttcctccaccttaggtgcgaaccgcgtgctgcactccattgcagctataccacagtctcgaaagtagtcagccgtcctatagaatgtgagctcaattatggcacacaatgggaggccgcgtacaccctttaggacattgttgaatgcctcagctatgttcgttgtcatgatcgtatacctattataggatacaataattttagatacAATTTTTTGCGTAACCAAAAGGAAATTACGATCTTTAAAATGCTATGTTCTCACCTGGAACCGTGAGTATCATGGAATAtggcccaacgctccgccggctttcccgctatccactggctaaacttaccacgtgaacgactaatgatggtttggccccccaccatttgcgtccgtagatggtcctcctgtgcttcttgctgtgccatcatcttacgagtggtctcatttaactctcgccatatctcgttgaacttcgcctgctggttctgaagacataaccctttgaacctcttcacaagacccttgttgtgataccttgagtaaaggttcgcacctaagtgttgcatgcaccaccttctctccacatcaggccacgCAATGGAGGGGTTTGTGCTGGCATGCAgcacatccaatgcatgcaagagGCCCTTATTGCGGTCTGATATGATGCAGACTCGTTCCCTATTACcgacgacacgtgtcctcaccaaggtaaggaaccacaaccaactatcattgttctcactctcaaccaatgCATACGCGAGAGGAAttatctgattgtttgcatccgccgccatcactgtcattaggttaccatggtacttgccactaagaaatgtggcatccacacataccaccGGTTTGCAAtgcctgaaagcttcgatgcattggccaaaggaccagaaaaacctaatgaggtatcgatcagtgttgctgtatgacccatcatccagcctgatcggctcatccgccatggcccactgggtcCCAGGGttggtcatggcaatcttctgcatcaGCCTCGGTGCGTAGTGGTACGAatcttcgaaacttccaaacaacatcttcaatgccttctgctttgctcgccacgcggtgtggtaattgatcagcatacccgtcttagtctgcacctcctccataatggattttggtgacaaacatatgtttgtgccaacaagggtgatgagtagttgggctatgaacctcgcatcaaccgcgtggctcacattcctaatagcctctttgctgcatgtatgtagggtgtgtctactcagcacaaaatagttctcatgctttggcttatgggctcgtacgaagtaaggacaagtcGGATGCTTCGTACACCTAACCTCATACTCTGTATGGTTAGATCGggcacacttgtggtcccttcttgtgattataGCATAGTTGttgataaagtggatgacctcttcccTGTTCCGAAACCGTTGCcccacctggatgtcgctattctgatatccccaattagatagggtgttatactcactgatggtacaatttagcagctcagcaccatgaaagtactggatcgccggcaccgggtcatcattgtcagcaccttcttcgtcgccactaccaccggcttcatcatccatgcattgtgcatctacctcaccatggtccacttcGGGTCCATCCGTACCCgaagtgccctccccgacattccctcccgcctcatcatgcatcacattatggtctgatccttccacagtagccacctcttcaccatgcaccggtcgtgatactatgtttacATACACTCCCATTttaaagttctcctctaattcCTTACGTGAGTACAAGGCCCAAGCGTTGTTCgttctcaaatcgaacaacgtatggataATGAGCGAGCTGTTTGGTACAGGCCGTGGCCTAACACCTTCTAGGATAACATTGTAGGACTACTGGTTTAGatgcaaaaggctcataacatgtgtttgtaagccttttagatcaattggtagctcaaccgtactctctacgtgctggcagttctgaatggacacgagtctcccatgaaaaacagcgggacgttctccataataaatatggatagtcatagcgtctctgctaaacaaacataAATGACCAAATAACTAATTAGATGTATGTTACATACGTACTCTATTTTAGCTAATGCATTAGcacggaataaatactatacttgctCTAATTCCTTAttttattctaagtattacagttaatgttacactatagttgcttctgttgcgagataatagaatatacaaatagtatacctactctattttaccaacttaatatcatttatctaaatgatttgaacgatctacttgctctaattacattttgtaatctaaatattacgattaatattacactatagttgcttttgttgtgcggtcataaaatatgcaaatattgtacctACTCTGTTTTTCCAACTTAATATTACTtatccaatgtattcgaacagaataaatactatatttgctctacttacattttttattctaagtattacagttaatgttacactatagttgcttctgttgcgagataatagaatatacaaatagtatacctactctattttaccaaTTTAATATCGTTTATCCAATTTATTCGAACGGTccacttgctctaattacattttctaatctaaatattacgattactattacactatagtACCATCTATTACGAGATCATAGATATGCAAATCTtacacctactctattttagcaacttaatatctacat
This genomic interval carries:
- the LOC133923124 gene encoding uncharacterized protein LOC133923124, whose protein sequence is MRLEIIGMTHVHLPELLQLQYDENHRGRMIFAGQQVHRYYVNFICSNTLVLTLKMYCIHLQLLPLRSRSVRKLKELDPRFHEPLAQAGLLPFALMMAGAPMEGGGRTPLPLIEVSLLTGLVDRWRPERHTFHFPCGEMTVTLRDVAMLTGLPIRGTPLVLPRPGKEQWKSYIHGRFNVHYDMKDVGLSMSWIHGLSQFSPCPPDADEATVMQHYEVYLYILLGGIMFYNTAGDYKCILLTVCRGSLVIVSWCQYLPHETLVRRSAQGNASTHDWAEINAEHITRWMESGPVDVVVPAGQYDDSSY